From the Nodularia sp. NIES-3585 genome, one window contains:
- a CDS encoding pentapeptide repeat-containing protein produces MATPIVRRNTSQSSQPNKPETAHSLPLNTRRLAAWATEITLVVVSGLVPFGIGVYANSRSDLNRVPLHPVLVVTERAIARPLALPVSYGIRNVAAPTNFLWIIALLAPVTLSWWQLYLLGKTGSTIPKRKFGVRVVNEVGKPAGLAAVVAREGVGRWTVPVSIAYILWRYSFAFPNLGLFTFLAVLMVLGEGVALPARRGRRALHDWLAGTYTIDATRPLPSSTPGNKSQGSPVVEELAPVSMSMFTGETTNTANLWQEMRQNPSRTLFVVALVSMIAVLGTLVATQVYIQTQQTRRETKQINSQKFLALIETLSPNSGATIKDRQSIILAMGGINDSQSIQFLTDLLVKETNPILLSTIQQALASVGLAAIPELKNKNQFLAGELKSVGSDASPERELRQQQLHINQQTINKILSVYSTQIADIDLSLAELGQSGTPETSFFNLVLDNIDLSGINLKSANLNQASFKGSIFRGVGADGRWDTYDDAIADLSQAQMKQANFTDANLSRVIMNRSDLSRATLNRANLSHARLIGADLSSTQLVGANLRGAFLEKASLTGADIGDARFNEANLYAARLSRVIAIGTHLSYANLTNTDWRGADLSGAYLDRANLSNANLSATRLTGAVLRSAKLENTNLQNADLSFVDLRGANVAGADFQGTVLAPVPQNAEDQFVQMPDLGSISAVVEGVDFSQAKNLDKRQIAYICTQGGLHSSCASVGLGSGVINRR; encoded by the coding sequence ATGGCGACCCCAATTGTGAGGAGAAATACCAGTCAATCTAGCCAGCCCAATAAGCCGGAAACAGCCCACTCATTGCCTTTAAACACCAGGCGTTTGGCTGCATGGGCAACTGAAATCACCCTAGTGGTTGTGAGTGGACTAGTTCCCTTTGGGATTGGTGTCTATGCCAATTCTAGAAGCGATCTCAACCGCGTGCCACTTCATCCTGTATTGGTAGTCACAGAAAGAGCGATCGCTCGACCTTTGGCTTTGCCTGTAAGCTATGGTATTCGCAACGTCGCCGCCCCGACCAATTTTTTGTGGATCATCGCCTTGTTAGCGCCTGTGACTCTTTCATGGTGGCAATTATATTTGCTGGGCAAAACAGGTAGTACTATTCCCAAGCGCAAGTTTGGTGTGCGCGTTGTCAACGAAGTAGGTAAACCAGCGGGTTTAGCCGCAGTTGTAGCGCGGGAAGGAGTTGGTCGCTGGACTGTACCTGTTTCTATCGCCTACATTCTTTGGCGCTACAGTTTTGCCTTTCCCAATTTAGGATTGTTTACATTTTTGGCGGTGTTGATGGTGCTGGGAGAAGGAGTGGCCTTACCTGCACGTCGAGGTCGTCGCGCACTGCATGATTGGTTAGCAGGTACATATACAATAGATGCGACTCGTCCTTTGCCGTCTTCTACTCCGGGTAATAAATCCCAGGGATCGCCGGTAGTAGAGGAATTAGCCCCCGTTTCAATGTCCATGTTCACAGGGGAAACCACAAATACCGCTAACCTGTGGCAAGAAATGCGGCAAAATCCCAGCCGGACTTTGTTTGTGGTAGCCCTAGTTAGCATGATTGCTGTGCTGGGAACTTTAGTAGCCACCCAAGTCTATATCCAAACTCAACAAACCCGGCGGGAAACCAAGCAAATCAATAGCCAAAAGTTTCTGGCGCTGATAGAAACCTTGAGTCCTAACTCTGGTGCGACTATCAAGGATCGTCAAAGTATCATTCTCGCCATGGGTGGGATTAATGATTCTCAGTCCATCCAATTTCTCACAGACCTTCTGGTTAAAGAAACTAATCCCATCCTCCTAAGTACAATTCAACAAGCTTTAGCAAGTGTCGGTCTCGCAGCTATCCCGGAATTAAAAAACAAAAATCAGTTTTTAGCAGGTGAATTAAAGTCTGTGGGTAGCGATGCATCTCCAGAAAGGGAATTGCGACAACAGCAGTTACATATTAACCAGCAGACAATCAACAAAATTCTCAGCGTCTACAGTACTCAAATCGCAGATATTGATCTCAGTCTTGCCGAATTAGGTCAAAGCGGCACTCCGGAAACTTCATTTTTCAACTTGGTCTTAGATAACATTGATTTGTCGGGAATTAACCTCAAATCGGCAAATCTTAACCAAGCAAGTTTTAAAGGTAGTATTTTTCGGGGAGTTGGTGCGGATGGACGCTGGGATACTTATGACGATGCGATCGCGGATTTGAGCCAAGCTCAGATGAAACAGGCTAATTTCACCGATGCTAATCTTAGTCGCGTGATCATGAACCGTAGCGATTTAAGCCGCGCTACCCTCAACAGAGCTAATTTATCCCATGCACGTTTAATAGGCGCTGATCTGAGCAGTACCCAGTTAGTAGGAGCAAATTTGCGGGGTGCATTCCTAGAGAAAGCCAGTTTAACTGGGGCTGACATAGGTGATGCCAGATTCAACGAAGCCAACTTATATGCGGCGCGTTTAAGTCGTGTTATTGCCATCGGCACACATTTATCCTATGCCAACTTAACTAATACTGATTGGCGAGGAGCAGACTTATCAGGAGCTTATTTAGACCGGGCTAATCTCAGCAATGCCAACCTCAGCGCCACGCGACTGACTGGTGCTGTTTTGCGTTCCGCCAAGTTGGAAAATACCAATTTGCAAAATGCTGACCTGAGTTTTGTTGATTTACGGGGAGCAAATGTCGCAGGTGCCGATTTTCAAGGCACAGTTCTGGCTCCTGTCCCACAAAATGCCGAAGATCAATTTGTCCAAATGCCAGACTTAGGCTCAATTTCTGCTGTTGTTGAAGGAGTTGATTTTTCTCAAGCCAAAAATTTAGATAAGAGACAAATAGCTTACATTTGTACCCAAGGCGGTCTACATTCAAGTTGTGCGTCCGTAGGACTGGGGAGTGGGGTAATAAATCGGAGATAA
- a CDS encoding PAS domain S-box protein, with amino-acid sequence MKIDELTMRFNNQLIDLPSLYHATDLYPLTISPDSYVVDAIILMSQERSINSSPTDSQNPLVHRTDPRQANTCVLVVEQGKLLGIFTTTDVIRVTAERINLSQVKMAAVMVQPVITLTPSHSQDMFTALSLLRQHQIRHLPILDQQQQLVGLVTETTLLNSFDPEALPQNRHPAEVMSSQTHGYLNKSLDAQTTEVMQVNEELQRTLEELQVVEEELRQQNEELADAREIAEFERQRYQDLFEFAPHGYLVSDAKGVITKANHAAATLLCVQQNLLEGKPLVLFVAEQDRQNFTSQLQTLQEIEDWEIHLQPRGGLCFPASLRAAAIYEQGQRVGWRWLLCDVSARKQAQEALCQASDELEMRVVERTNQLRLSNQRLQQEIAERQRAEDSLRQSEKLYRQLVETQTDLMIRIDLQERLTFANTVACQALGQQLEELLGEWVFQFFHPDDLPQITENMSKLKTPPHDLITDEQRLYTANGIRWVQWKVTAIENEAGEVLEFLGVGRDITERKQIEESLRESEARLTLALEATKMGIWDWDIRTNQVICSANMALLYGLPSIAGSEGMEEFLQLVHPEDREDLCAVIARSIQEKTEYKSEFRVVLPDGNINWLSGNGKVFCNELGQPIRLIGTTRCIGDLQAALRERKQAEAALKASEERYRSVVAAMQEGIILHNANGSIAACNASAERILGRSLDEMFTHTSDDTGWKTIKEDGSPFPGEMHPSVVTLHTGQPCSNVVMGIYQPNGKLTWISINSQPLFHENDPVPYAVIASFSDISARKQAQEKISEQAALLDIATDAILVRDFDSKILFWNQGAEHIYGWRAAEALGKDPQELFCKNNSSQLKACVKAVIESGSWQGELRKVTKSGKEICVESRWTLMYDTVGKPKSILSVDTDITEQKKLAQQFFRAQRLESLGTLAGGIAHDLNNILTPILAASQLLQVRFAQDKENYQNLLQIIENNTIRGAALVKQVLSFARGFKGERTIVQLKHLIAEITQIAKQTFPRSIEFAITIPEELWAVSGDATQLHQVLMNLVVNARDAMPEGGMLTISTKNMFVDEAYAQMNLDAKVGPYIMMTVADTGMGIPPEILDKIFDPFFTTKEVGQGTGLGLSTVLGIVKSHGGFVTVSSTVDQGSKFQIFLPAVEVTQSLDINNLEIFPGQGELILFVDDEAEIREIAKIVLEKYNYKTLIASNGIEAIALYAQHKKQISAVLIDIMMPEMDGITAIRTLQKMNPQVKIIACSGINPNEALANADHTAVGLVIAKPYTAPDLLNSLHHIIRKN; translated from the coding sequence ATGAAAATTGATGAATTAACTATGAGATTCAACAATCAGCTAATTGATTTGCCTAGTTTATATCATGCTACTGATCTATATCCTTTAACGATTAGCCCTGATAGTTATGTAGTCGATGCCATTATTTTGATGAGTCAAGAACGAAGTATTAATTCATCACCAACCGATTCCCAGAATCCTTTAGTTCACAGGACAGACCCTCGTCAAGCTAATACCTGTGTTTTGGTTGTCGAACAGGGCAAGCTATTAGGTATTTTTACAACTACAGATGTAATTAGAGTTACGGCTGAACGGATAAATTTATCTCAGGTGAAAATGGCGGCAGTGATGGTGCAGCCAGTCATTACCCTGACACCATCCCATTCCCAGGATATGTTTACAGCTTTGTCACTATTGCGTCAGCATCAAATTCGCCACCTGCCGATTCTTGACCAACAACAGCAATTAGTAGGGCTAGTCACCGAAACTACCTTGCTCAACAGCTTTGATCCCGAAGCCTTACCGCAAAACCGACACCCAGCGGAGGTAATGAGCAGCCAAACTCACGGTTATTTAAATAAATCTTTGGACGCACAAACCACTGAAGTCATGCAAGTTAATGAAGAACTTCAGCGAACCCTCGAAGAACTTCAAGTAGTCGAAGAAGAACTGCGGCAACAAAATGAAGAACTGGCAGATGCCCGTGAAATCGCCGAGTTTGAACGTCAGCGTTATCAGGATTTATTTGAGTTCGCTCCTCATGGTTATTTAGTCAGCGATGCCAAAGGTGTGATTACAAAAGCTAACCATGCAGCAGCCACCTTACTCTGTGTACAACAAAATCTTTTGGAAGGCAAACCATTAGTTCTGTTTGTGGCTGAACAAGACCGCCAGAACTTTACGTCCCAACTACAGACATTACAGGAGATAGAGGACTGGGAAATTCACCTCCAGCCACGGGGAGGTCTATGTTTCCCGGCGAGCCTGAGAGCTGCGGCAATTTATGAACAGGGTCAGCGGGTGGGTTGGCGTTGGTTGCTTTGTGATGTGAGCGCCCGCAAACAAGCCCAAGAGGCATTATGCCAAGCCAGCGATGAGTTAGAAATGCGCGTAGTGGAACGCACAAACCAACTTCGCCTATCTAATCAGCGTTTACAACAGGAAATTGCTGAACGCCAACGTGCCGAAGATTCATTGCGTCAAAGCGAGAAACTTTATCGTCAGCTAGTGGAAACTCAAACCGACTTGATGATTCGCATAGATTTGCAGGAACGGCTGACCTTTGCGAATACAGTAGCTTGCCAAGCATTGGGTCAGCAATTGGAGGAACTACTTGGTGAGTGGGTTTTTCAGTTTTTCCATCCAGATGATTTGCCTCAAATTACAGAAAATATGAGCAAGTTGAAAACACCACCTCATGACTTGATCACTGATGAGCAACGTCTATATACAGCTAACGGTATCCGCTGGGTGCAATGGAAGGTGACAGCAATTGAGAATGAAGCCGGGGAAGTTTTGGAATTTCTGGGGGTTGGTAGAGATATCACCGAACGCAAGCAAATAGAAGAATCACTCCGCGAGAGTGAGGCGCGACTAACTTTAGCCCTAGAAGCTACTAAAATGGGCATTTGGGACTGGGACATCCGCACTAATCAAGTAATATGCTCTGCCAATATGGCGCTCCTCTATGGTTTGCCCAGTATTGCTGGTTCTGAAGGCATGGAAGAATTTTTGCAGTTAGTTCATCCTGAAGATCGGGAAGATTTGTGTGCGGTGATAGCTCGCAGTATTCAGGAAAAAACTGAATATAAAAGTGAATTTCGGGTGGTTTTACCCGATGGGAATATTAATTGGCTAAGTGGAAACGGTAAAGTATTTTGTAACGAACTAGGTCAGCCAATCCGATTGATTGGTACAACTCGCTGCATCGGCGATCTGCAAGCAGCGCTACGCGAACGCAAACAGGCAGAAGCAGCACTAAAAGCCAGCGAAGAACGTTATCGTTCAGTCGTTGCTGCCATGCAAGAAGGCATCATTCTACACAACGCTAATGGTAGTATAGCTGCCTGTAATGCCAGTGCTGAAAGAATTTTGGGGCGGAGTTTAGACGAAATGTTCACGCACACCTCTGATGATACTGGCTGGAAGACTATCAAAGAAGATGGTTCTCCCTTTCCTGGTGAAATGCATCCATCAGTGGTCACCTTACACACAGGTCAACCCTGCTCAAATGTGGTCATGGGAATTTATCAGCCCAATGGAAAACTAACTTGGATTTCCATTAATTCTCAACCCTTGTTTCACGAGAATGATCCTGTTCCTTATGCCGTCATCGCTTCTTTTTCTGACATTAGCGCTCGCAAACAAGCACAAGAAAAAATTAGCGAGCAAGCAGCCTTACTAGATATTGCCACTGATGCGATTTTAGTTCGAGATTTTGACAGCAAAATCTTATTTTGGAATCAAGGTGCAGAGCATATATATGGTTGGCGCGCCGCAGAGGCTTTAGGCAAAGACCCCCAGGAACTTTTTTGCAAAAATAATTCGTCACAACTCAAAGCCTGCGTTAAGGCTGTGATTGAATCTGGCTCATGGCAGGGTGAGTTACGTAAAGTGACTAAATCTGGCAAAGAAATTTGCGTAGAAAGCCGTTGGACGCTGATGTATGACACAGTAGGAAAACCGAAGTCTATTCTTTCTGTTGACACTGACATTACAGAACAGAAAAAACTCGCACAGCAGTTTTTCCGCGCTCAACGATTGGAAAGCCTTGGAACTCTAGCGGGTGGCATAGCTCACGACTTAAATAATATTTTAACACCTATTTTGGCAGCATCTCAACTGCTACAGGTCAGATTCGCTCAAGACAAAGAAAATTATCAAAACTTACTCCAAATTATTGAAAACAACACCATCCGAGGCGCGGCTTTAGTTAAACAAGTTTTGTCATTTGCGCGAGGATTTAAAGGCGAGCGGACGATAGTTCAACTCAAACATCTGATTGCAGAAATTACTCAGATAGCCAAACAAACATTTCCCAGGTCTATTGAGTTTGCCATCACTATACCAGAAGAACTGTGGGCTGTTTCTGGAGATGCGACACAACTACATCAAGTGCTAATGAACCTCGTAGTTAATGCCCGTGATGCGATGCCAGAAGGTGGTATGCTCACAATCTCTACAAAAAATATGTTTGTTGATGAAGCTTATGCCCAAATGAATCTTGATGCCAAAGTTGGCCCTTATATTATGATGACTGTCGCGGATACGGGAATGGGCATCCCACCGGAAATATTAGATAAAATTTTTGATCCATTCTTCACCACCAAAGAAGTCGGACAAGGTACGGGATTGGGGCTTTCAACTGTGTTGGGAATTGTCAAAAGCCACGGTGGGTTTGTGACTGTATCTAGCACAGTCGATCAAGGTAGTAAATTTCAGATATTCTTACCTGCGGTGGAAGTCACCCAATCGCTAGATATAAATAATTTAGAAATATTTCCCGGACAGGGAGAACTAATTTTATTTGTGGATGACGAAGCTGAAATTCGGGAAATTGCGAAAATTGTCCTGGAAAAATACAATTATAAAACTCTCATAGCCAGTAATGGCATTGAAGCGATCGCACTTTATGCCCAGCACAAAAAGCAGATCAGTGCTGTTTTAATCGATATCATGATGCCGGAAATGGATGGTATCACCGCCATTCGCACCTTACAAAAAATGAATCCACAGGTAAAAATCATTGCTTGTAGCGGCATTAACCCAAACGAGGCTTTGGCAAATGCAGATCACACTGCTGTCGGGCTAGTTATTGCCAAGCCCTACACAGCGCCAGATTTATTAAATAGCTTGCACCATATAATTAGGAAAAATTAG